A genomic region of Eucalyptus grandis isolate ANBG69807.140 chromosome 5, ASM1654582v1, whole genome shotgun sequence contains the following coding sequences:
- the LOC104444609 gene encoding probable BOI-related E3 ubiquitin-protein ligase 3 has protein sequence MAVEARRAAPFPARMIVNRFFGNSIATRKYCCAIRSYPTHAEDFIPLPSTETETPDPISRPSRRRLKFRVVPEFSTAKSSVKSDSGSTSDYNAAVSVPRSHRKRSRDDAIGDDHLNGDGFPASRNPPHKMSKASPFLGHEVGFEIQGRESKIDCLISQHTQAFARKLKEKDREIQRIGKLNGLLQEKLKILAMESQMWRGLAQDNEFEADSLRSTLQRVLSRGGGGVDDAESCCGSNGPGTAAAEGGDAEAESTRRQPRRRCGRCGKWEVGAVLLPRSTCACARRRAGPATATELRAARLSRRECS, from the exons ATGGCGGTCGAAGCTCGGCGCGCCGCTCCTTTTCCCGCTCGGATGATCGTGAACAG ATTCTTCGGGAATTCAATCGCGACGAGGAAGTACTGTTGCGCGATCCGCTCCTACCCCACCCATGCGGAGGACTTCATCCCTCTGCCGTCGACGGAGACGGAGACACCCGACCCGATCTCGCGTCCATCTCGCCGCCGCCTGAAATTTCGCGTCGTCCCGGAGTTCAGCACAGCGAAATCGTCCGTGAAATCCGACAGCGGATCGACCAGCGACTACAACGCCGCCGTCTCTGTCCCCAGGAGCCACCGCAAGCGGTCCAGAGACGACGCGATCGGCGACGACCACTTGAACGGCGATGGCTTCCCGGCGAGTCGCAATCCTCCTCACAAGATGAGCAAGGCGTCGCCGTTTCTGGGGCACGAGGTGGGGTTCGAGATCCAAGGTCGCGAATCGAAGATCGACTGTTTGATTTCGCAACAT ACACAGGCATTCGCGAGAAAACTGAAGGAGAAAGACAGAGAAATCCAGAGAATCGGGAAGTTGAACGGTCTGCTCCAAGAGAAACTGAAGATCCTGGCGATGGAGAGCCAGATGTGGCGGGGCCTCGCACAGGACAACGAGTTCGAAGCCGACTCCCTCCGCTCCACCCTCCAGCGCGTCCTCtcccgcggcggcggcggggtcGACGACGCGGAGTCCTGCTGCGGGAGCAACGGTCCCGGGACGGCGGCCGCGGAAGGCGGCGACGCGGAGGCGGAATCGACGAGACGGCAGCCGCGACGACGATGCGGGCGGTGCGGGAAGTGGGAGGTGGGGGCGGTGCTGCTGCCGCGCAGCACCTGTGCCTGCGCACGGCGGCGCGCGGGCCCGGCCACCGCGACTGAGCTGCGTGCGGCGAGGCTGTCACGGCGAGAGTGCTCCTGA